One window of the Granulicella arctica genome contains the following:
- a CDS encoding MFS transporter, which translates to MAEGGSTTVEPALDAGSAFRSRDFRLYQVARLLVILGAEAQSVAVAWQVYQITHSALDLGYTGLALFLPGLFCVLPAGHAADRYDRRGIILICYGLQFVCTGALLWFAFFGTGGNGHRIWPIYAVLVGIGMGRAFSGPASSAMLPSLVPKEHFVNAVTWGASIYQIANIAGPAVGGLLFTLQLTGALAHWNGAAVVYAFTLVMLAGFLVMIGMIRTRVVMAEKKAFDVRTMLAGLEYVWKAKLLLGSISLDLFAVLLGGAVALLPIFATDILHAGPRGLGLLRAMPSLGALVVSLTMLVKPIKHHAGKTMLVCVGIFGAATVVFGLSRSIWISLVALVLIGASDMVSVVIRSSILQLATPPEMRGRVSAVNWLFIGASNEFGEFESGLTAHWWGAVRAVVIGGIGSMMVTGTAAALFPRLRNADSLTAESLMEANREQSMAEPID; encoded by the coding sequence ATGGCAGAGGGTGGCAGTACGACAGTAGAGCCGGCGCTCGACGCGGGAAGCGCTTTTCGATCGCGGGATTTTCGGCTGTACCAGGTAGCGCGGCTGCTGGTGATTCTTGGCGCTGAGGCGCAGTCGGTCGCGGTGGCCTGGCAGGTTTATCAGATTACACATTCGGCGCTTGACCTTGGGTATACGGGGCTGGCGCTCTTTTTGCCTGGACTATTCTGCGTGCTTCCGGCGGGTCATGCAGCGGATCGGTATGACCGGCGTGGCATCATTTTGATCTGCTACGGTCTGCAGTTCGTGTGTACGGGAGCGCTGCTTTGGTTTGCGTTTTTTGGGACGGGCGGCAACGGGCACAGAATCTGGCCGATCTATGCGGTGCTGGTGGGCATTGGTATGGGGCGGGCGTTCAGCGGACCGGCGTCGTCGGCAATGCTGCCGAGCCTGGTGCCGAAGGAGCACTTCGTCAATGCGGTGACCTGGGGCGCATCGATCTACCAGATCGCGAATATTGCGGGACCGGCGGTTGGTGGCCTGCTGTTTACGTTGCAGCTTACGGGGGCGTTGGCCCACTGGAACGGCGCTGCGGTGGTTTACGCGTTCACGCTAGTGATGCTGGCGGGCTTTCTGGTGATGATCGGCATGATCCGGACGCGGGTCGTGATGGCGGAGAAGAAGGCGTTCGACGTCCGGACGATGCTGGCCGGGCTGGAGTACGTGTGGAAGGCGAAGCTGCTGCTGGGCTCGATCTCGCTCGACCTGTTTGCGGTGCTGCTGGGCGGCGCTGTGGCGCTGCTGCCTATCTTTGCGACGGACATTCTTCATGCCGGACCGCGTGGACTTGGGCTGTTGCGGGCGATGCCTTCGCTCGGCGCGCTGGTGGTCTCGCTGACCATGCTGGTGAAGCCGATCAAGCACCACGCGGGTAAGACGATGCTGGTGTGTGTCGGGATCTTTGGCGCGGCTACGGTGGTGTTCGGGCTTTCGCGCAGCATCTGGATAAGCCTGGTGGCGCTGGTCTTGATTGGCGCGAGCGATATGGTGAGCGTGGTGATTCGATCGAGCATCCTGCAGCTTGCGACACCGCCTGAGATGCGCGGTCGAGTGAGTGCGGTGAACTGGTTGTTTATCGGCGCGTCGAATGAGTTTGGCGAGTTCGAGAGCGGGCTGACGGCTCACTGGTGGGGCGCGGTGCGGGCTGTGGTGATCGGCGGGATCGGCTCGATGATGGTGACGGGCACGGCTGCTGCTCTCTTCCCGCGGCTGCGCAATGCGGATTCGCTCACGGCTGAATCGCTGATGGAAGCGAACCGCGAGCAGAGCATGGCTGAGCCAATCGATTAG
- a CDS encoding TolC family protein, with the protein MNPLTRIFGRTKVWPLGLAACVTVSAWAQDSSSLPSAPVPANVTFTATRLPSDVVVEKASAGPLALSIDQAIAFGLEKNLQITLGRENERRVKGEVLTVENALLPTITAQAYTNTKQLNLAAQGFQPSLLAAFGIANFNPIVRVDQTSAQLNVSQQLFNVPAYYLYRSAQKAVDAASFATLNSRGSVALSVGSGYLRALADAAQIKNAQALLKADQVVLQQAVDSHDAGVGTNLDVLRAKVQMQQEQQLLIQNENTLAKDKIALNRLMGIPAEQELTLVDPVPYEDLVTMPLPQARDLAYTRRKDYLQLLSELEVAARSQKAVRYEYAPTVAVGGFYGVLGETHGLYHGDFAAQGQVSIPVFHEAQFRGEREVAASNMIGLRQQIASLRDTIDEQIREAMLDVESSHDLVRVAQSNVVLSQQVLDDATERFKSGVDDNLPVVQAQATLTGAETRLVQTLYQYNTAKLTLARNTGVVETRYREFLGK; encoded by the coding sequence ATGAATCCATTGACACGAATATTCGGACGGACAAAGGTTTGGCCGCTGGGACTTGCAGCCTGCGTGACGGTGTCCGCATGGGCGCAGGATAGCTCGAGCCTTCCTTCGGCGCCGGTGCCTGCAAACGTGACGTTTACGGCGACACGGCTGCCAAGCGATGTAGTGGTGGAGAAGGCTTCAGCTGGTCCTCTGGCCCTCAGTATTGATCAGGCAATTGCCTTCGGACTGGAGAAGAACCTTCAGATCACGCTTGGGCGCGAGAATGAGCGGCGGGTGAAGGGCGAGGTATTGACCGTCGAGAATGCTCTTCTCCCGACGATTACCGCGCAGGCGTACACGAACACGAAGCAGCTTAACCTGGCGGCGCAGGGGTTCCAGCCCTCGTTACTGGCGGCGTTCGGGATTGCTAACTTCAATCCGATCGTCAGGGTGGACCAGACAAGTGCGCAACTCAATGTGAGTCAGCAGTTGTTCAACGTGCCTGCGTACTATCTGTATCGATCTGCCCAGAAGGCGGTCGATGCGGCTTCGTTTGCGACGTTGAACTCACGGGGTTCGGTGGCCCTGTCTGTTGGTTCTGGCTACCTTCGAGCGCTGGCAGATGCAGCACAGATCAAGAACGCGCAGGCGCTGCTGAAGGCTGACCAGGTAGTGCTGCAACAGGCGGTCGACTCGCACGATGCGGGTGTCGGGACGAACCTCGATGTGCTGCGGGCGAAGGTCCAGATGCAGCAGGAGCAGCAACTCCTGATTCAGAATGAGAATACGCTGGCCAAGGACAAGATTGCGCTGAACCGGCTGATGGGGATTCCGGCGGAGCAGGAGCTGACGCTAGTGGACCCGGTGCCGTATGAGGATCTGGTGACGATGCCTCTCCCGCAGGCGCGGGACCTGGCGTATACCCGGCGCAAGGATTATCTGCAGTTGCTCTCGGAGCTTGAGGTTGCCGCGCGGTCGCAGAAGGCGGTGCGGTATGAGTATGCACCGACGGTGGCGGTTGGTGGATTTTACGGCGTGCTCGGCGAGACGCATGGGCTGTATCACGGCGACTTCGCGGCGCAGGGACAGGTGAGCATACCGGTCTTCCATGAGGCGCAGTTCCGCGGCGAGCGTGAGGTGGCGGCGTCGAACATGATCGGCTTGCGGCAGCAGATTGCCAGTCTGCGGGACACGATCGACGAACAGATACGCGAAGCGATGCTGGATGTCGAGTCGTCCCACGACCTGGTGCGGGTAGCGCAGAGCAACGTGGTGTTGTCGCAGCAGGTGCTGGACGATGCGACGGAACGCTTCAAGTCCGGCGTAGATGACAATCTGCCGGTGGTGCAGGCCCAGGCTACACTGACTGGAGCGGAGACGCGACTGGTGCAGACGCTCTATCAGTACAACACCGCGAAGCTGACGCTCGCCCGGAATACGGGTGTGGTGGAGACGCGGTATCGCGAGTTCCTGGGCAAGTAG